The Onthophagus taurus isolate NC chromosome 2, IU_Otau_3.0, whole genome shotgun sequence genome includes a window with the following:
- the LOC111428788 gene encoding uncharacterized protein, with the protein MWGVINEERSYHHAQKEVGTNLTAQNFSNYYAKEVEKLVKDLNPATTISNVYVKNTARIFSKSLYFNPCTKDEIINIINHLKTKKGEDVYGHSTDIVKKVAKEISEPLCMALNKCIEDGVFPERMKHARILPIYKKGDCSYYRPIALLAVFSKIFEGLITYLTIANMVTGPEDRRSQLLSE; encoded by the coding sequence atgtGGGGGGTTATTAATGAGGAACGATCCTATCATCATGCACAAAAAGAAGTAGGAACGAATTTAACTGCGCAAAACTTTAGTAACTACTACGCTAAAGAAGTTGAAAAACTGGTAAAGGACTTAAATCCGGCAACGACGATTTCCAACGTTTATGTAAAGAATACAGCaagaattttttctaaaagtcTTTACTTTAACCCTTGTACCAAAGACgagataataaatataattaatcatttaaaaaccaaaaagggCGAAGATGTTTATGGACATTCAACAGATATTGTAAAGAAGGTTGCGAAAGAAATCTCTGAACCGCTTTGTATGGCTTTAAACAAATGTATTGAAGACGGAGTTTTTCCCGAAAGAATGAAACATGCCAGGATCTTACCAATCTACAAAAAAGGAGATTGCTCATATTACAGACCGATTGCCCTCCTTGCagtgttttcaaaaatcttcgAAGGACTAATAACATATTTGACGATAGCCAACATGGTTACAGGACCGGAAGATCGACGATCACAGCTGTTATCCGAATGA